From the Methanobacterium sp. BAmetb5 genome, the window GACGGAAAGGCATCCCTTTGGTCTCCAGTTGTATGACATCTATGAGTTCCTGGAGACCCATGGATACTTTCTGACCGGTTTCACGGACATTAACGGTTAATTCAGAACCTGTTTCCATTTCACGGTCCCCAATCACTATTACATAGGAAACCCATTCTCCTCCGGCATTTCGAATCTTTTTACCCACTGTTTCTGGCCGGTCATCCACGTCCACCCTTATACGGGCATCTTTGATTTGCTGTGCCAGTTGGTGGGCGTATTCGTTGTGTCTTTCGGCAATGGGTATGACCCGTACCTGGGTGGGTGCCAGCCATACCGGTAACATGGGCACCTTATCCTTCATGTCCAGAGCCGATTTTTCCAGTAAACTGCATATAACCCTTTCAATACTTCCAGTTGGACTGCAGTGCAGTATATAGGGATGATGTTCCTTCTCTTCCGAGTCTATGTAGGTGATTCCGAATCTTTCCCCACTTTCCACGTCGATTTGAATGGTAGGGTTTTCAATAGGTCTTCCCAGTGCATCCAGGGCTGCGAAGTCCATTTTACATATCCAGTAATGTTTACGTTTCGGGAGGATTTCCATCAGTACTGGTTTACCAATGCGGGCTGCGGCCTGGTTGATCCATTCCCGGTTTTCTTCCATGAAGTCGGCGGTGGCCCGGAAGATTACCTCGTAGTTAACATCCAGGTCTTCACCGGTACCCTTGCACATCTCAATCTGGCTTTCAAATTCCTGGAGAGACTGTTCCACATCACTGCAAACTGTGTGCAGGTCGGGCATGGTGAATCCACGGAGTCTTTTCAAACCTACAACTTCTCCTTTCTTCTCCAAACGGAAGCTGTAGGTGGATAGCTCGTAGATACCAACTGGTAAGTTTTTCCAGGTTAAAAATGAGTCGGCTAGAATTCTAAATGCT encodes:
- a CDS encoding threonine--tRNA ligase, encoding MRILLIHSDHLKYQTKSKTRIAEEIGEEKKKGQFENALVAFTAVEKEDEKNPTAVVDNAVKEIMDVAGKVKAENIVIYPYAHLSSSLGAPDIAKEILANMESALLSRDLPVSRVPFGWYKAFEVSCKGHPLSELSRSISSEVTEDVKEESEEEESQFYILNKGELLDIEDYTYQSEDLEKLVDYELGRGESTGEEPPHVKLMREKKLADYEPSADVGHLRWYPKGRLIRDLLSDYVYTLVTDRGAMPVETPIMYDLADEAIRVHAEKFGERQYRMTSGKKDLMLRFAACFGAFRILADSFLTWKNLPVGIYELSTYSFRLEKKGEVVGLKRLRGFTMPDLHTVCSDVEQSLQEFESQIEMCKGTGEDLDVNYEVIFRATADFMEENREWINQAAARIGKPVLMEILPKRKHYWICKMDFAALDALGRPIENPTIQIDVESGERFGITYIDSEEKEHHPYILHCSPTGSIERVICSLLEKSALDMKDKVPMLPVWLAPTQVRVIPIAERHNEYAHQLAQQIKDARIRVDVDDRPETVGKKIRNAGGEWVSYVIVIGDREMETGSELTVNVRETGQKVSMGLQELIDVIQLETKGMPFRPLPLPVDLSRRVNF